One genomic segment of Nitrospira sp. includes these proteins:
- a CDS encoding class I SAM-dependent methyltransferase, translating into MTTEIASYGTVVGCPCGAIQPAVEAFHTPTRRYVRCPACELVFLHPRPTRESVEDYFRESYDGDYGEVEACADRQPVYQSVLRHLSSHRSSPRTLLDVGCGDGEFLLLCRRAGWDCSGIELSERAATRAARKGLTILSPHALESGEAVRHFDVVALINVLETVADPLTMLRQAVDLLEPRGLVIVRATNGLFHLPMRTPARLIGSRYDQAFHWYLYTDKSLKMLMERVGLKIVSLRNSRPSRGPLSPMHPWFSRLKWTVSRALLWPLTQTVYYATGGRIVCAPSFEIVAQQPGNG; encoded by the coding sequence ATGACTACGGAAATTGCAAGCTACGGAACGGTTGTCGGCTGTCCTTGCGGAGCTATTCAGCCGGCCGTTGAGGCGTTTCATACCCCAACGCGACGATACGTTCGCTGCCCCGCGTGCGAGCTTGTGTTTCTGCATCCTCGCCCGACTCGCGAGTCGGTGGAAGACTATTTTCGTGAATCCTACGACGGCGACTACGGGGAGGTTGAAGCCTGCGCTGATCGGCAGCCGGTGTACCAGAGTGTGTTAAGGCATCTGTCCTCGCATCGGTCATCGCCGAGGACGTTGCTTGATGTTGGATGTGGAGACGGAGAGTTCTTGCTGCTCTGTCGACGAGCCGGATGGGACTGTTCGGGAATCGAGTTGTCGGAACGGGCTGCGACTCGTGCCGCTCGGAAAGGATTGACGATATTGTCGCCGCACGCGCTTGAGAGTGGTGAAGCGGTCCGGCATTTTGATGTGGTGGCCTTGATCAATGTGTTGGAAACCGTGGCGGATCCGTTGACCATGCTCCGGCAGGCGGTCGATCTCCTCGAGCCCAGAGGCTTGGTGATTGTACGAGCCACAAACGGACTGTTCCACCTGCCGATGAGGACCCCCGCTCGCTTGATCGGTTCGCGATATGACCAGGCGTTTCACTGGTATCTGTATACGGACAAGTCCTTGAAGATGCTTATGGAACGTGTCGGGCTTAAGATCGTCAGTCTGCGCAATTCCAGACCCAGTCGAGGACCTCTTTCGCCCATGCATCCTTGGTTCAGTCGATTAAAATGGACGGTAAGCCGCGCATTGCTGTGGCCGCTCACCCAGACTGTGTATTACGCAACGGGCGGCCGCATCGTCTGCGCTCCGTCGTTTGAAATCGTTGCTCAACAACCAGGAAATGGGTGA
- a CDS encoding glycosyltransferase family 39 protein, which produces MLLLSATVAGLFARTWVILHAPGHAFAADQLFDTLAWNLATLHQFTLDGVNPAAHVGPLYPLVLAVFYTFVGHRPEWVPMLHVFFDLGTAWCMYRVATTLWGSWIGAWAVALVFLYPAYWTYDPRIRSEALLTFLMSVWLWATVICRHSPSVRRCAFVGLAAGLTSLCKPVALILAVLLAGFLWIDKDRFSQKVGYVIVYGATCAALVIPWSLRNYVVFHHIIPVSAGIGAGLWMGSDPVSRGSWPMPPEREQAIWESAGITPLPYAHAMYDVHTDRLLHEKGLSRIAADPIAYMGLIFTRVWDFWIGNSFYLVNGDGLTDGLQNDAVERGWGVAIYSLAKRLLLIPGLIMFAACSAWVHRKRWRDLLPLYLFPIGLTAGYVPFAVEAGRYALPVLPCLMMLSVALIAHCQSVRSSLLHGQASPQTRTV; this is translated from the coding sequence ATGCTCCTTCTGTCTGCAACGGTTGCAGGTCTCTTCGCTCGAACCTGGGTCATTCTGCATGCTCCTGGCCATGCGTTTGCCGCCGATCAATTATTCGATACCTTGGCGTGGAATCTCGCGACCCTGCATCAGTTCACACTCGACGGGGTCAATCCGGCAGCGCATGTCGGTCCTCTCTATCCCCTAGTGCTCGCTGTCTTCTATACATTCGTGGGCCACCGGCCGGAATGGGTTCCGATGCTGCACGTCTTCTTCGATCTCGGCACTGCATGGTGCATGTATCGAGTCGCGACAACATTGTGGGGTTCATGGATCGGAGCTTGGGCTGTCGCTCTCGTGTTCCTCTATCCTGCCTATTGGACATATGATCCGCGGATCAGGAGCGAAGCGCTCCTCACGTTCCTCATGAGCGTCTGGCTCTGGGCAACTGTCATCTGTCGTCACAGTCCATCCGTCCGTCGATGCGCGTTCGTGGGGCTTGCAGCTGGTTTGACCAGCTTGTGTAAGCCGGTGGCGCTGATTCTGGCGGTGCTTCTCGCGGGATTTCTATGGATCGACAAGGATCGATTTTCACAAAAGGTCGGCTACGTAATCGTATACGGCGCAACCTGTGCCGCGCTCGTCATCCCTTGGTCGCTACGAAATTATGTCGTATTTCATCACATCATTCCTGTCTCAGCAGGGATCGGGGCAGGATTGTGGATGGGGAGCGATCCGGTATCTCGAGGAAGCTGGCCGATGCCGCCGGAGCGAGAGCAGGCTATCTGGGAAAGTGCCGGCATCACCCCGCTTCCCTATGCGCACGCGATGTACGACGTGCACACAGATCGGCTGTTGCATGAAAAAGGCCTGAGTCGGATCGCAGCCGATCCTATCGCCTATATGGGATTGATCTTCACAAGGGTGTGGGATTTCTGGATCGGCAATTCGTTCTATTTAGTCAATGGGGATGGGCTGACGGATGGATTGCAGAATGATGCAGTAGAGCGAGGATGGGGGGTGGCAATCTACAGTTTGGCCAAACGACTGCTCTTGATTCCCGGCTTGATCATGTTTGCCGCATGCAGCGCCTGGGTCCATCGAAAGCGCTGGCGGGACCTTCTACCGCTCTATCTTTTTCCTATTGGACTTACAGCCGGCTATGTCCCATTTGCAGTGGAAGCAGGTCGCTATGCCTTGCCTGTCTTACCTTGCCTCATGATGCTTTCGGTGGCTTTGATAGCGCACTGTCAGAGCGTGCGATCATCGCTTTTGCACGGACAAGCCTCTCCACAGACAAGGACCGTATGA
- the asnB gene encoding asparagine synthase (glutamine-hydrolyzing) has translation MCGVCGVIGDDDGLALQPMLRRLIHRGPDEEGIYRQTGVVLGARRLRVIDPVGGRQPVRNERGTVWAVMNGEIYNYRELTHELVGRGHRLATRCDTEVLVHLYEDEGFEAFRRLRGMFAIALWDQERRSAWLVRDRLGIKPLYYAIRQGQAGRGRSVIFSSEIPSLLEALPDWQLRPEGIAEYLTHLYVPGPATMIADVHQLCPGEAMSVSDGRVELLRYYRPEETLRIHDRWTAEEAREEVLHTFEETVQTHLVSDVPLGLFLSGGIDSASLLAMMAKSQSGPVKTFSVGYEHPSDQSFSELESARFLADHFKTVHSETMLRPNAVALIEKVVEGMGEPFADSSAIPTYLVSEVARQTVTVALSGIGGDELFGGYPRYLGLRTAAQYQRIPLVLREHMAQWSRRIGEHGNGRDQAARMKRFLGDGHLSLPEQYGRWTTFIPAEWDGILWGERLATMFVNERPLGAGADLFNQWPSSDPADCAMGVDLQSYLPDDLLRMADRMSMVHSLELRVPFCDHHLLAAALRIPSRVRLSGWQLKGFMRRLLRGLLPERILRAPKQGFMVPMARWLREDLREMAHDLLTDDVIKGRGYVKPTYVRWLLEQHERGRRNFSDQLYALIVLELWQRGLRADSSERTAAMANS, from the coding sequence ATGTGCGGCGTTTGTGGAGTCATAGGAGATGATGACGGTTTGGCACTCCAACCCATGCTGCGTCGCCTGATCCATCGTGGACCGGACGAAGAGGGAATCTATCGTCAGACTGGAGTCGTGCTTGGTGCTCGGAGGCTTCGGGTGATTGATCCGGTCGGAGGACGGCAACCGGTTCGCAATGAGCGAGGCACTGTTTGGGCCGTCATGAACGGTGAAATCTATAACTATCGAGAATTGACTCATGAACTCGTGGGCAGAGGGCACCGACTTGCGACACGCTGTGATACCGAGGTCTTGGTCCACCTGTATGAGGACGAGGGATTTGAGGCCTTTCGTCGATTGCGAGGAATGTTTGCGATAGCGCTGTGGGATCAGGAGCGCCGTTCTGCATGGTTGGTTCGCGATCGTCTTGGTATCAAACCGCTGTACTATGCGATCCGTCAAGGCCAAGCCGGCAGGGGGCGTTCCGTCATATTTTCCTCGGAGATTCCGTCGTTGCTCGAGGCCTTGCCGGATTGGCAGCTCCGGCCGGAAGGGATCGCCGAGTATCTGACGCATTTGTATGTACCGGGGCCTGCCACGATGATTGCCGACGTGCATCAACTGTGTCCTGGCGAAGCAATGAGCGTATCGGACGGACGGGTGGAGTTATTACGGTATTACCGTCCCGAAGAAACGCTCCGCATTCACGACCGATGGACCGCTGAAGAGGCAAGAGAAGAAGTATTGCATACGTTTGAAGAGACCGTGCAAACCCATCTGGTCAGCGATGTCCCATTGGGGCTTTTTCTCTCCGGCGGTATCGATTCGGCGTCATTGTTAGCCATGATGGCCAAGTCACAGAGCGGGCCGGTCAAGACCTTCTCGGTCGGCTATGAGCATCCTTCCGACCAATCATTCAGCGAACTGGAATCGGCTCGATTTTTAGCTGATCACTTCAAGACCGTTCATTCGGAGACGATGCTGAGACCGAATGCGGTCGCGCTGATTGAGAAAGTGGTGGAGGGCATGGGGGAGCCGTTTGCCGACTCGTCGGCTATCCCCACGTATCTCGTATCGGAGGTTGCGCGACAGACCGTCACGGTTGCGCTGTCGGGCATCGGCGGGGATGAGCTCTTCGGTGGATATCCTCGCTATTTGGGCCTCCGCACCGCAGCCCAGTATCAACGAATTCCTTTGGTGCTCCGTGAGCATATGGCTCAATGGAGCAGACGGATCGGCGAACATGGAAACGGTCGTGACCAAGCAGCCCGCATGAAACGATTTCTCGGGGATGGACATTTGTCGCTTCCCGAGCAATACGGTCGCTGGACTACGTTCATTCCCGCCGAATGGGACGGCATCCTCTGGGGAGAGCGATTGGCAACGATGTTTGTCAACGAGAGACCGCTTGGAGCTGGTGCGGATCTGTTCAACCAGTGGCCGTCGTCCGACCCGGCGGACTGTGCCATGGGTGTCGACCTGCAGAGTTATCTGCCTGACGATCTCCTGCGCATGGCCGACCGTATGAGCATGGTGCACTCGCTCGAGTTGCGTGTCCCGTTTTGCGATCATCATCTCTTGGCCGCAGCGCTACGAATTCCCTCGCGGGTGCGTCTGAGCGGTTGGCAATTGAAAGGGTTTATGCGGCGACTGTTGCGGGGTCTTTTGCCGGAGCGAATTCTTCGTGCACCCAAGCAAGGATTCATGGTGCCCATGGCTCGATGGCTTCGAGAAGACCTTCGCGAGATGGCACACGATCTGTTAACGGACGATGTGATCAAGGGCCGGGGGTATGTCAAACCGACGTACGTGCGGTGGTTGCTGGAACAACATGAGAGAGGCCGCCGAAACTTTTCAGATCAATTGTATGCGCTGATCGTGCTGGAACTTTGGCAGCGGGGTTTGCGCGCCGATTCTTCTGAACGAACGGCAGCAATGGCGAACTCATGA
- a CDS encoding methyltransferase domain-containing protein, translating to MMAYELTRYRFLDLLQTYQPSAYEVFGEGDTRFTIPMHHAMKCRDRLHVALKCGLHRLPPEQQTIVDFGPFPGSLLRLLRRLDYTSSARLFGAGLMVSDEFVHFMHRDAQADIHAVNLDPAGGHFLNKGYSEKVPLPDHSMQLVFALEIIEHLTSPFHLLSEAYRILGSGCHVVLTTPNVTRIGNVFKLLIGRTPNDRLAPPGYHNLDDEWRPHAREYAMHELVDMLRQTGFGIAETRFFLGEDTQECHQPWSQHGIDWAKWPFYVVPHLRGSLLIVGRKP from the coding sequence ATGATGGCCTACGAACTGACCAGATATCGCTTTCTTGACCTATTACAAACATATCAGCCTTCTGCTTACGAGGTATTCGGAGAAGGTGACACACGCTTTACCATTCCCATGCATCATGCGATGAAATGCCGAGACCGATTGCATGTGGCTTTGAAATGCGGCTTGCATAGGCTGCCGCCTGAACAACAGACGATCGTCGATTTTGGTCCGTTTCCTGGAAGCCTCTTACGGCTTTTGCGCAGGCTGGACTACACCAGCTCGGCTCGATTGTTTGGTGCTGGTCTGATGGTTTCAGACGAGTTCGTTCACTTCATGCATCGAGATGCGCAGGCGGACATTCACGCCGTCAATCTCGATCCGGCCGGTGGTCATTTCCTGAACAAAGGATATTCCGAGAAAGTTCCGCTTCCAGATCACTCCATGCAGTTGGTATTTGCGTTGGAGATCATCGAACATTTGACGTCACCGTTCCATTTGCTATCGGAAGCCTATCGCATATTGGGATCGGGCTGTCATGTGGTGCTTACGACTCCGAACGTGACGCGGATCGGGAACGTCTTCAAGCTGTTGATTGGTCGGACGCCGAACGACCGGCTTGCGCCGCCTGGTTATCACAACCTCGATGATGAATGGCGTCCGCACGCTCGTGAATACGCCATGCATGAATTGGTCGACATGCTGCGCCAAACCGGCTTCGGCATCGCGGAAACACGGTTTTTTCTCGGTGAGGACACACAAGAGTGCCATCAGCCATGGAGTCAGCACGGAATCGATTGGGCTAAATGGCCGTTCTACGTCGTACCCCATTTGCGCGGGAGCCTGTTGATTGTGGGGAGGAAACCGTGA
- a CDS encoding glycosyltransferase family 2 protein — translation MSDDSVDLSIAIVSYNTRVLMLECLRSVVESTLAIRFEVIVVDNDSKDGTVEAIRTSYPTVHIIVNHENRGFAKGINQALEVGTGRFLLMLNSDTLVQRQALDRMVACLDGDSKIGAVGCKQWTGDGRLYQSCFPFPSIQDHLIHASFLRKCAPAWQELLAARQAIDCTQSQDVDWINGACLMVRTDLMKACGGLDEGYFMYFEDADLCQTLRRLGYRVRHLADADIVHLIGRSGAGDRTRLNFVWEFSRIRYVERHFPPLKRIIMKIWIALGTVLRLIDAIGRRPSTVSGRSLGIYVSVVRRLWPWGKPVPSGLVWTESNRG, via the coding sequence ATGTCCGACGACTCCGTGGATCTATCCATCGCGATCGTGAGTTATAACACCAGAGTGCTCATGCTGGAGTGCCTGAGATCGGTGGTCGAGTCCACTCTCGCGATCCGATTCGAAGTGATCGTCGTCGATAACGACTCCAAGGACGGGACGGTGGAAGCCATTCGAACAAGCTATCCCACGGTGCACATCATCGTGAATCACGAGAATCGGGGTTTTGCAAAGGGCATCAATCAAGCGTTGGAGGTTGGTACTGGGCGATTTCTTCTCATGTTGAACAGCGATACGCTGGTGCAACGGCAGGCATTGGATCGGATGGTGGCTTGTCTCGATGGAGATTCCAAGATCGGGGCCGTAGGATGCAAACAATGGACGGGAGACGGCCGGCTATACCAGTCGTGTTTCCCGTTCCCCTCGATCCAGGACCATCTCATCCATGCATCCTTCCTTCGAAAATGTGCGCCGGCCTGGCAGGAGCTGTTGGCGGCAAGGCAGGCCATCGACTGCACGCAATCGCAAGACGTGGACTGGATTAATGGAGCCTGCTTGATGGTCAGAACGGATCTGATGAAGGCCTGCGGTGGATTGGACGAAGGCTACTTTATGTATTTTGAAGATGCTGATTTATGCCAAACCCTTCGTCGGCTGGGCTATCGCGTTCGGCATCTGGCCGACGCGGACATCGTACATCTGATCGGCCGAAGCGGGGCGGGAGACCGTACTCGCCTCAATTTCGTATGGGAATTCAGCCGTATCCGTTACGTGGAGCGGCATTTCCCTCCATTGAAACGGATCATCATGAAAATCTGGATCGCACTCGGTACGGTCCTGCGGCTGATCGACGCGATCGGTCGTCGCCCGTCAACCGTGAGTGGCCGCTCGCTCGGCATCTATGTCTCGGTTGTACGACGACTCTGGCCGTGGGGGAAGCCGGTTCCATCAGGTCTTGTGTGGACCGAGTCGAACAGGGGATAG
- a CDS encoding glycosyltransferase family 4 protein, with the protein MKPVVLAELAGSAGYGGGERYLELLFDRLDRSRFSPLLICPEPGPFVGKMKTRGIPTNVVHLTPLFNLVALLRLAQVLKRNEVTVLQTHGPRANVYGRFAAWLAGVPCVVSTIHNSIKDYEVNSIQRYVYRTILRVVLPLTDRVICVSEALRQDVIADCPSAAPRTTTVWNGIDPSLFSRRGNRNKIRWEWCRGSGPVLLTVARLTEQKGHRFLIEALPGLLAEWPLLVCLFVGEGECQTSLRALAREKGVEQCCRFAGVRNDAVDWYAAADVVVLPSLSEGFPFVVLEALAMARPVVATNVNGVSEVIRNGMHGLLVPPRNPQALQEAIRTLLHDPCLAACLGKTGQREVAARFTSEKMVRGTVKAIEEAMPVLRASHSVTQGHVQKKAA; encoded by the coding sequence GTGAAGCCGGTCGTTCTCGCAGAGCTTGCCGGCTCAGCCGGATACGGGGGAGGAGAACGGTACTTGGAATTGCTGTTCGACCGATTGGACCGCAGTCGATTTTCTCCGCTCCTAATTTGTCCGGAGCCTGGCCCATTCGTGGGGAAGATGAAAACAAGAGGGATTCCGACCAACGTGGTGCATTTGACGCCGCTTTTCAACCTCGTGGCGCTCCTACGTCTGGCACAGGTATTAAAGCGGAACGAGGTGACGGTTCTCCAAACTCACGGCCCTCGGGCGAACGTGTACGGGCGCTTTGCTGCCTGGTTGGCCGGAGTCCCTTGCGTCGTGTCGACCATACACAACTCCATCAAGGATTATGAGGTCAATTCCATCCAACGATATGTCTACCGCACTATTCTGCGCGTAGTGCTGCCGCTGACAGATCGAGTGATTTGTGTTTCGGAGGCGTTGAGACAAGACGTCATTGCCGACTGTCCCAGCGCGGCACCGAGGACGACTACGGTGTGGAATGGAATTGACCCCTCGCTCTTCTCCAGACGCGGAAATCGCAACAAGATCAGGTGGGAATGGTGTCGAGGCAGCGGACCAGTACTTCTCACCGTTGCCAGACTCACGGAACAAAAGGGCCATCGGTTCTTAATCGAAGCGCTGCCTGGGCTTCTTGCAGAATGGCCATTACTCGTCTGTTTGTTTGTCGGGGAGGGTGAATGTCAAACATCGCTTCGGGCCTTGGCAAGAGAGAAGGGCGTTGAACAATGCTGTCGCTTTGCAGGAGTACGGAATGACGCGGTCGATTGGTATGCGGCGGCAGATGTGGTCGTGTTGCCTTCTCTCTCTGAAGGATTTCCTTTTGTGGTTCTCGAGGCCTTGGCCATGGCTCGGCCTGTCGTTGCAACCAATGTCAACGGTGTCTCGGAGGTCATCCGTAATGGCATGCATGGTTTGTTGGTACCGCCGCGGAATCCCCAGGCGCTGCAAGAAGCGATTCGGACATTGCTTCATGATCCCTGTTTGGCTGCATGTCTAGGAAAGACGGGGCAAAGAGAGGTCGCAGCGCGTTTTACGTCGGAGAAGATGGTTCGGGGCACGGTCAAGGCAATCGAAGAAGCGATGCCGGTTTTGCGTGCTTCGCACAGCGTCACCCAGGGACATGTCCAGAAAAAGGCGGCATGA
- a CDS encoding oligosaccharide flippase family protein, translating to MIPKTNVGLSMMSTQDDEPDSLRLRQRILRAGWWTGGGFLLDKVIAAVQLAVLVRILTPADFGVMAASAAVLLAMLTISELGLESALVAKEIVSEDDLAAVWTLSVARGLLMAMGIWSIAGVVGEIMRMPTLESLLRVHAWALIIQGFQSPVLALMLKKLDLRRKVAIDVVRRIVEAVVTLTIAILYRTVWALVIGQLVGLTIGSLLSFRIAPFTPGRPLKLSAFSYFVRYGRHLNLTTLCAFGVMTGGELVIGRLLGLEALGFYQVALTIPLLIGARATALMQQISVPTYASLQRDQLGLIRVFDLQMGLMGIVYIPLAVAIGALTPIMVPIVFGPQWTSISDSLQVFCVYSVCAGYASVMASLHYGLGRPDLQVKSWVAQGALYLTMIVPMTVSLGLFGAAVSLTASYILGTTVQVLETRKLLGVSTDGTFLSLGRTGLFGLVAGALLWTGVGQTHIAIPWTPEILAMAATGVFGWYLWRVERPRLKTLWNYQSQAGA from the coding sequence ATGATCCCAAAAACCAATGTCGGCTTGTCGATGATGAGTACCCAGGACGATGAACCGGATTCGTTGCGTTTACGCCAGAGGATTCTTCGGGCCGGTTGGTGGACCGGAGGAGGATTCCTGCTCGATAAAGTGATCGCGGCTGTTCAATTGGCGGTATTGGTACGAATCCTGACTCCGGCCGACTTCGGTGTGATGGCGGCTTCTGCCGCCGTATTGCTGGCGATGCTCACGATCAGCGAGCTGGGGCTGGAATCAGCACTCGTTGCCAAAGAGATCGTCAGCGAAGACGACCTTGCAGCGGTTTGGACATTGTCTGTTGCCAGAGGGCTCTTGATGGCCATGGGGATCTGGAGCATCGCCGGTGTGGTCGGTGAGATCATGCGCATGCCGACCTTGGAATCTCTCCTGCGAGTCCATGCATGGGCCCTGATCATCCAGGGGTTCCAAAGCCCGGTTTTGGCGCTCATGCTGAAGAAGCTGGACTTGCGTCGAAAAGTCGCGATCGATGTCGTCCGACGCATCGTGGAAGCAGTCGTGACCCTTACCATCGCCATCCTCTATCGGACGGTGTGGGCTCTGGTCATCGGACAGTTGGTCGGCTTGACGATCGGGAGTCTGCTTTCTTTTCGAATTGCCCCATTTACTCCGGGCCGACCCCTAAAGCTCTCGGCGTTCTCCTATTTTGTCCGGTATGGCAGACATTTGAACCTGACCACGCTGTGCGCCTTCGGGGTCATGACCGGAGGAGAGCTGGTGATCGGTCGTCTGCTGGGACTAGAAGCCTTGGGATTTTATCAGGTGGCGCTGACCATTCCGCTCCTCATTGGTGCTCGTGCCACAGCGCTCATGCAACAAATCAGCGTACCGACCTATGCTTCATTGCAGCGGGATCAACTCGGTCTGATTCGTGTCTTCGATCTGCAGATGGGACTGATGGGCATCGTCTATATTCCCCTTGCCGTCGCCATAGGTGCCTTGACTCCCATTATGGTTCCGATTGTATTCGGCCCGCAGTGGACCAGTATTAGCGACTCTTTGCAAGTCTTCTGCGTGTATTCCGTCTGCGCCGGTTACGCCAGCGTCATGGCCTCTTTGCACTATGGCCTGGGACGGCCGGACCTTCAGGTGAAAAGTTGGGTCGCACAAGGTGCTCTGTACCTGACGATGATCGTTCCCATGACGGTCTCGCTCGGACTGTTCGGCGCCGCAGTCTCGCTGACGGCAAGCTATATTCTCGGCACAACAGTGCAAGTACTGGAAACGCGGAAGCTCCTTGGAGTTTCGACGGACGGTACGTTTCTATCGCTTGGCCGGACCGGACTCTTTGGCCTGGTGGCCGGCGCATTGCTGTGGACCGGAGTCGGTCAGACTCATATCGCCATCCCGTGGACACCGGAAATCCTAGCCATGGCGGCGACCGGAGTATTCGGTTGGTATCTCTGGCGGGTCGAGCGGCCGCGACTCAAGACACTCTGGAACTATCAATCGCAGGCAGGAGCGTAA
- a CDS encoding glycosyltransferase family 4 protein, producing the protein MNILLLAEVSAERVIGGAERVLRNQALGLARLGHHVKLLTRAPEHALADVLEMSGISEWRYSVSRKHEAAFLWSSVRRSVEQFDRLCAIEPPDAVIIHQALAGLGPILARYYAASRWIYMCHSLAHEEYETRQGQTSSTLASLRRRANLRARRSVERAVMSRCHHVAVLSQFMRQRVIGGHCISVDRLAVIPGAVDPHAFVPIEDRRFAKAALNLPVNRKILFTVRNLVPRMGLDNLLRAIEMLDRAQHELMLVIGGEGLLREQLQADIQRKRLSDVVRLIGFVPESRLGQYYQAADLVLMPSLQLEGFGLVMVEAMACGTPVLGTPIGAIPEILNQVDPILIAEGVDGRSIARALERVLRRLQEPGEASRLARKGRALIERRYNWTQHCNELVGLLEGPRQVRLAA; encoded by the coding sequence ATGAATATTCTATTGTTGGCTGAAGTGTCGGCGGAGCGAGTCATCGGTGGGGCGGAACGGGTTCTTCGCAACCAAGCTCTTGGATTGGCGAGGCTCGGTCATCACGTGAAACTGTTGACGCGGGCCCCTGAGCATGCTTTGGCGGACGTGTTGGAGATGAGCGGCATCAGCGAGTGGCGCTATTCGGTCAGTCGCAAGCACGAAGCGGCGTTTCTCTGGTCTTCAGTGCGCCGATCGGTTGAACAGTTCGATCGCTTATGTGCGATCGAACCGCCGGATGCCGTCATCATTCACCAGGCGCTGGCAGGCCTCGGGCCGATTCTGGCTCGTTATTATGCGGCATCCCGATGGATCTACATGTGTCATTCTCTCGCTCATGAAGAATATGAGACGAGGCAAGGGCAGACTTCTTCGACTCTGGCAAGCTTACGCCGACGTGCTAATCTTCGGGCAAGGCGCTCAGTAGAACGAGCGGTGATGTCTCGATGTCACCACGTGGCCGTCCTCAGTCAATTTATGCGTCAGCGTGTCATCGGCGGGCATTGTATTTCAGTCGATCGCCTAGCGGTCATCCCAGGGGCGGTTGATCCTCATGCCTTTGTCCCAATTGAGGATCGTCGATTTGCAAAGGCAGCGCTCAACCTTCCGGTCAATCGTAAGATCCTCTTTACAGTTCGAAACCTTGTGCCGAGGATGGGGCTCGACAATCTGTTGCGCGCGATCGAGATGCTGGACAGGGCACAGCACGAGCTGATGCTGGTAATCGGTGGGGAAGGTCTCTTGCGTGAACAACTCCAAGCAGACATCCAACGGAAAAGACTCAGCGATGTCGTGCGGCTGATCGGGTTCGTTCCCGAATCCCGGCTCGGTCAATACTACCAGGCTGCGGACCTTGTCCTGATGCCGAGCCTCCAGTTAGAGGGGTTCGGTCTGGTGATGGTCGAAGCAATGGCCTGCGGGACACCAGTGCTCGGGACGCCGATTGGGGCGATTCCGGAGATCTTGAACCAGGTTGATCCGATCCTGATCGCTGAAGGAGTCGATGGTCGGTCGATCGCACGGGCGCTTGAACGGGTCTTGAGGCGGCTACAGGAGCCAGGAGAGGCCAGCCGGCTGGCGAGGAAGGGCCGCGCGCTGATTGAACGCCGGTACAATTGGACACAACATTGTAACGAGCTGGTCGGCTTGTTGGAGGGTCCAAGGCAAGTTCGGCTCGCGGCCTAG
- a CDS encoding class I SAM-dependent methyltransferase encodes MERRAAYPTDTQHVVNLSGYVWAARQLGPLEERYVLDLSCGTGYGSDYLGACAGRIVGIDCAPDVVAKCRADYPRSNVAFLAMDACALAFRSASFDCIVSQDTIEHVQDDSRFVSELTRVLKPNGMLIIFTPHGKGRGAIPDDPHHVREYTSDELNALLEPHFSTIRWYGRRQGHRLKVVERSMDRVRNLDPVSLRNCVPRPIRHWLGTVMSQAQGGPALHELVPDDVEYCEGVAGDTNLIGVCIK; translated from the coding sequence GTGGAGCGAAGGGCCGCTTATCCGACAGATACGCAGCATGTCGTGAATCTATCAGGCTATGTGTGGGCGGCTCGTCAACTTGGACCGCTTGAAGAGCGGTACGTCTTAGACCTTTCCTGTGGTACGGGCTACGGCAGCGACTATTTGGGTGCTTGTGCCGGACGAATCGTGGGGATCGATTGTGCTCCTGACGTCGTCGCCAAATGCCGGGCGGACTATCCTCGATCGAACGTCGCGTTTCTTGCGATGGACGCTTGTGCGTTGGCCTTTCGATCTGCGTCATTCGACTGCATCGTCTCACAAGACACTATTGAGCATGTCCAGGATGACAGCCGCTTCGTATCTGAGTTGACTCGGGTGCTGAAACCAAACGGCATGCTCATCATATTCACTCCGCACGGCAAGGGTCGGGGAGCGATTCCCGACGACCCCCACCACGTTCGCGAATATACGTCGGACGAATTGAACGCTTTGCTGGAACCGCATTTTTCGACTATCCGCTGGTACGGTCGCCGTCAGGGACATCGTCTCAAGGTGGTTGAACGTTCCATGGACCGCGTGCGCAATTTGGACCCGGTTAGCCTCCGCAATTGTGTTCCACGACCTATTCGTCATTGGCTTGGAACCGTGATGAGTCAAGCACAAGGAGGGCCTGCCTTACACGAACTAGTGCCCGACGACGTCGAGTATTGCGAAGGGGTCGCGGGCGATACCAATTTGATCGGGGTTTGCATCAAATGA